From Azospirillum sp. TSA2s, a single genomic window includes:
- a CDS encoding FAD/NAD(P)-binding oxidoreductase, producing the protein MTGPRIVIVGAGPAGIRAAETLAAAGLRPTVIDEGAQAGGQIYRRPPDGFTRPPETLYGSQAAKAVALHTTFDGLAAAGRIVHLPRHSVVALAGGVLHAVGDGGSRRIGYDRLILATGATDRLAPVPGWQAPGVYSLGAMQIALKAQGIAMGRRIVLAGSGPLLTLLATQLLKAGAGVAAVLDTAGLRGQMAAFPDLAVRPSFALQGLAMRARLGRLYHAGVALEAIEASNTGVTAVRWKDAGGRTRRTACDAVGLGWHLRAETQLADLAGCRFAYDATWAQWLPCADRMGRARSGVYLAGDGLRLLGADGAEVAGRLAASACLSDLGLPGPDGTADLRRLDRLDRFARGIARAFPWPADQLRALPDDAVLCRCEGVTAGSVRETAVYGGAEANRVKSLGRAGMGRCQGRYCQIAATDLIASASGLAHAGEAGRLRAQAPIRPTAIGEWLEQE; encoded by the coding sequence ATGACTGGACCGCGGATCGTGATCGTCGGGGCCGGACCCGCGGGAATCCGTGCCGCCGAGACGCTGGCGGCTGCCGGGCTGCGCCCGACGGTGATCGACGAGGGCGCGCAAGCCGGCGGACAGATCTACCGTCGCCCGCCCGACGGCTTCACCCGTCCGCCGGAGACGCTCTACGGATCGCAGGCCGCCAAGGCGGTGGCGCTGCACACCACGTTCGACGGGCTGGCGGCGGCGGGGCGCATCGTTCATCTGCCGCGTCATTCGGTCGTCGCTCTGGCCGGCGGGGTGCTGCACGCGGTGGGGGACGGCGGAAGCCGCCGGATCGGCTATGACCGGTTGATCCTGGCGACCGGCGCGACCGACCGTCTCGCCCCGGTGCCGGGATGGCAGGCGCCTGGCGTCTACAGCCTCGGCGCGATGCAGATCGCGCTCAAGGCCCAGGGTATCGCGATGGGGCGGCGGATTGTGCTGGCCGGGTCGGGGCCGCTGCTGACCCTGCTGGCGACGCAGCTCCTCAAGGCGGGAGCAGGGGTCGCGGCGGTTCTCGACACTGCCGGTCTGCGCGGCCAGATGGCCGCCTTTCCAGACCTTGCCGTCCGTCCGTCCTTCGCCCTGCAAGGGCTGGCGATGAGGGCGCGTCTGGGGCGGCTCTACCATGCTGGCGTCGCCCTGGAGGCGATCGAGGCGTCGAACACCGGGGTGACGGCGGTCCGCTGGAAGGATGCGGGTGGGCGGACGCGGCGGACGGCCTGCGACGCAGTCGGGCTGGGCTGGCATCTGAGGGCGGAAACCCAGCTTGCCGATCTGGCCGGATGCCGGTTCGCCTATGACGCGACCTGGGCGCAGTGGTTGCCCTGCGCCGACCGCATGGGGCGTGCCCGGAGCGGCGTCTATCTGGCCGGCGACGGCCTGCGCCTGCTGGGGGCCGACGGGGCGGAGGTCGCCGGGCGGCTCGCCGCGTCCGCCTGCCTGTCCGACCTGGGCCTGCCGGGACCCGACGGCACTGCCGACCTGAGGCGGCTCGACCGGTTGGACCGCTTTGCCCGCGGTATCGCGCGGGCCTTCCCGTGGCCGGCCGATCAACTGCGCGCCCTGCCCGACGATGCCGTCCTGTGCCGCTGCGAGGGGGTCACCGCCGGTTCGGTGCGGGAAACCGCCGTCTATGGCGGGGCGGAGGCGAACCGGGTGAAATCGCTGGGCCGTGCCGGGATGGGGCGCTGCCAGGGCCGCTATTGCCAGATCGCGGCGACCGACCTGATCGCGTCCGCCAGCGGGCTTGCGCATGCCGGAGAGGCCGGGCGCCTGCGTGCGCAAGCGCCGATCCGCCCCACGGCGATAGGTGAGTGGCTGGAGCAGGAATGA
- a CDS encoding LysR substrate-binding domain-containing protein produces the protein MALRSIAPLARTLFIFEAAARTGSFSAAAREFNVTQPSVSRSIAQLEDRLGLRLFQRTPTGITLTPDGDEIFRTLRDSLEAIDRTVDAVRQRVAKTRITLSFSSSFATQWLVPRLRSFKAAFPSVELRLDLVQGMLGQPPANVDIATRVVEADDPRYHIWPFAPEIIMPVCSPGYLAERGPLDADPQRHVFLNLNDEHKAHWNRLLSSPERLEAVGTWDVFSDYSVALQAAQNGEGIALGWVSVVSRTLGEGLLVRACASEIRTGRWHSLIAPKSRPLHPMVPAICEWLIAVMLDDLRRINVALVQ, from the coding sequence ATGGCCCTGCGCAGCATCGCTCCCCTTGCCCGGACCCTGTTCATCTTCGAGGCCGCCGCCCGGACCGGCAGCTTTTCCGCCGCGGCACGGGAATTCAACGTGACCCAGCCGTCGGTCAGCCGCAGCATCGCACAGCTGGAGGACCGCCTGGGCTTGCGGCTGTTCCAGCGCACCCCCACCGGCATCACGCTGACCCCGGACGGCGACGAGATTTTCCGCACCCTGCGCGACAGCCTGGAGGCGATCGATCGCACGGTCGACGCCGTGCGCCAGCGCGTGGCGAAAACGCGGATCACCCTCTCCTTTTCCAGTTCCTTCGCGACGCAATGGCTGGTGCCACGGCTGCGCTCCTTCAAGGCGGCGTTCCCGTCCGTCGAACTGCGGCTGGATCTGGTGCAGGGAATGCTCGGCCAGCCCCCCGCCAACGTGGATATCGCCACCCGTGTCGTCGAGGCCGATGACCCGCGTTATCACATCTGGCCCTTCGCCCCGGAAATCATCATGCCGGTCTGCAGCCCCGGCTATCTGGCCGAACGCGGCCCCTTGGATGCCGATCCGCAGCGCCATGTGTTTTTGAACCTGAACGACGAACACAAGGCGCATTGGAACCGGCTTCTCAGCTCACCCGAGCGTCTGGAAGCCGTCGGGACCTGGGACGTGTTCTCGGATTACTCGGTCGCGCTGCAGGCGGCGCAGAACGGCGAAGGGATCGCGCTCGGCTGGGTCAGCGTCGTATCCCGCACACTTGGAGAGGGGCTTCTGGTTCGCGCCTGCGCAAGCGAGATACGCACCGGGCGCTGGCATTCGCTCATCGCGCCGAAATCCCGGCCCCTGCATCCCATGGTGCCGGCGATCTGCGAATGGCTCATCGCCGTGATGCTCGACGATCTCAGGCGGATCAACGTGGCGCTTGTTCAATGA
- a CDS encoding (2Fe-2S)-binding protein, with protein sequence MSGMTGGRLVRLAETGRAPVRFLLDGVERVALAGDTVLTAVLTNAPALRQAEFGPEQRAGFCLMGACQDCWIWQEQGPRIRACSTPVADGMRLLTRTREDWP encoded by the coding sequence ATGAGCGGGATGACTGGCGGCCGGCTGGTCAGGCTGGCCGAAACGGGACGGGCGCCGGTCCGCTTCCTCCTGGATGGCGTGGAGCGCGTGGCCCTTGCGGGTGACACGGTTCTGACGGCGGTCCTCACCAATGCCCCGGCGCTGCGGCAGGCGGAGTTCGGCCCGGAACAGCGTGCCGGCTTCTGCCTGATGGGGGCCTGCCAGGATTGCTGGATCTGGCAGGAACAGGGGCCGCGCATCCGTGCCTGTTCAACTCCGGTCGCCGACGGCATGCGGCTGCTGACCCGGACGCGGGAGGATTGGCCATGA
- a CDS encoding hydantoinase B/oxoprolinase family protein, translated as MFDRMKLQVLANHARSAAENMAHTLQRTAHSAFVKETEDFTVMLLNRRGETFGVPMELGATWYPGLTYGRAIDMIEEYRPGDVAFTNDPYSGFVATHAPDTHLWKPVFYDGEIIAWTGGHIHNTDMGGAVPASLSRALTEIHQEGIRFPPMKLVREGVFDEQILRIMTTNVRKPDLNIGDIKALVGALNTGERKILAMVEKFGKTAFLDGVDALLDHAEAQARDILRAMPDGEWVFADYADEDSVAANPCRLKLTLRIRGDAAILDFTGSDPQLASSLNVPSGGDPRHTILLVGVYYVLYTLNPKILLNTGLTRPFTCIAPEGTVLNPTFPAAVGMRSLTCARLRSVIFGAFSQAVPERLPAAPAGNNCIVNVMTTDERTGNRIIAAVNPVVGGGGGMPHRDGTNGSGADAAYLKNTPIEITEMETPVEFVRYGLATDSGGPGRWRGGLATHMAFRVFAPDTRITARNRDRGFFRPWGVLGGRAAGLSDMVVNPGTPGEKRLGNIDTAVLQPGDVLDIRSAGGGGRGDPFTREAWRVAQDVVRGYVSLEAAEREYGVVIHDGVLDTDATDRLRAARPAPTGHFHYGPEREGYERQWTAAAYDLLTRTLAGLPIHWRFFAKTEIFSRMGGRGGAEGVEAALEEVHARFPEMPRSKAPAREAAE; from the coding sequence GTGTTTGACCGTATGAAGCTTCAGGTTCTGGCGAACCACGCACGCTCGGCGGCCGAGAACATGGCCCACACGCTGCAGCGCACCGCCCATTCCGCCTTCGTCAAGGAGACGGAGGATTTCACCGTCATGTTGCTGAACCGCCGGGGTGAGACCTTCGGCGTGCCGATGGAGTTGGGGGCGACTTGGTATCCGGGCCTGACCTATGGCCGTGCCATCGACATGATCGAGGAGTACCGGCCCGGCGACGTTGCCTTCACCAACGATCCCTATTCCGGCTTCGTCGCGACCCACGCCCCCGACACCCACCTGTGGAAGCCGGTCTTTTACGATGGGGAGATCATCGCCTGGACCGGCGGGCACATCCACAACACCGACATGGGTGGTGCCGTCCCGGCCTCGCTGTCGCGGGCGCTGACCGAAATCCATCAGGAGGGCATCCGCTTCCCGCCGATGAAGCTGGTCCGCGAAGGGGTGTTCGACGAGCAGATCCTGCGGATCATGACCACCAATGTCCGCAAGCCCGACCTGAACATCGGCGACATCAAGGCGCTGGTCGGCGCGCTCAACACGGGCGAGCGCAAGATCCTCGCCATGGTGGAGAAGTTCGGCAAGACCGCCTTCCTCGACGGCGTCGATGCGCTGCTCGACCATGCCGAGGCGCAGGCCCGCGACATCCTGCGCGCGATGCCCGACGGGGAGTGGGTGTTCGCCGACTACGCCGATGAGGATTCCGTCGCCGCCAACCCCTGCCGCCTGAAACTGACCCTGAGGATCAGGGGCGACGCGGCGATCCTGGACTTCACCGGGTCGGACCCGCAGCTCGCCTCCTCGCTCAACGTGCCGTCGGGCGGCGATCCCCGCCACACCATCCTGCTGGTCGGCGTCTATTACGTCCTCTATACCCTCAATCCGAAAATCCTGCTGAACACCGGCCTGACCCGCCCCTTCACCTGCATCGCGCCGGAGGGAACGGTCCTGAACCCGACTTTCCCGGCGGCGGTGGGGATGCGGTCGCTGACCTGCGCGCGGCTGCGCTCTGTGATCTTCGGCGCCTTCTCCCAGGCGGTGCCGGAGCGGCTTCCGGCGGCCCCCGCCGGAAACAACTGCATCGTCAACGTGATGACCACCGACGAGCGGACGGGCAACCGCATCATCGCCGCTGTCAATCCGGTGGTCGGCGGCGGCGGCGGCATGCCGCACCGTGACGGCACCAACGGGTCGGGCGCCGACGCCGCCTATCTGAAGAACACGCCGATCGAGATCACCGAGATGGAGACCCCGGTTGAGTTCGTCCGCTACGGGCTGGCGACCGACAGCGGCGGACCCGGTCGCTGGCGCGGCGGATTGGCCACCCATATGGCCTTCCGCGTCTTCGCCCCCGACACCCGGATCACCGCGCGCAACCGGGACCGCGGCTTCTTCCGCCCCTGGGGCGTGCTGGGCGGCCGGGCGGCCGGGCTGTCGGATATGGTGGTCAATCCGGGCACGCCGGGGGAAAAGCGGCTGGGCAACATCGACACCGCCGTGCTCCAGCCGGGCGACGTGCTCGACATCCGCTCGGCAGGCGGCGGCGGGCGGGGCGACCCGTTCACGCGCGAGGCATGGCGGGTGGCGCAGGACGTGGTGCGCGGCTACGTCTCGCTGGAGGCCGCGGAGCGGGAGTATGGGGTCGTCATCCACGACGGGGTCCTGGACACCGACGCCACCGACCGGCTGCGTGCGGCCCGGCCGGCCCCCACCGGGCATTTCCATTACGGTCCCGAGCGCGAGGGCTACGAGCGGCAATGGACGGCGGCCGCCTATGATTTGCTTACGCGGACCCTCGCCGGCTTGCCGATCCATTGGCGCTTCTTCGCCAAGACCGAGATCTTCAGTCGCATGGGAGGCCGCGGCGGGGCCGAAGGGGTGGAAGCCGCGCTGGAGGAGGTCCATGCCCGCTTCCCCGAAATGCCGCGGTCCAAGGCTCCGGCCCGGGAGGCGGCGGAATGA
- a CDS encoding hydantoinase/oxoprolinase family protein codes for MGEADWKVGVDIGGTFIDFCALDTRSGRVASLKVLTTPDDPGAELMTGLTLLAEREGMDPGAVTRFVHGTTVGMNTVIQRKGAPLALLTNAGFEDVIELARLRMPDTYSLFCSRPDQLVARDMIFGIPARLRSDGTERQAPDMAAVAEAVAALKAKGAVGVVVAFLHSWRDGGHETAVKEEIARLAPDLFVFTSAEVWPVIREYERTTTAILNAYVHPRISGYLSALEERLAGRGVPARPLLTKSNGGVMNAAEGKRACVHMLLSGAASGVNGAAWLARQAGEPRILTLDIGGTSADFALIIDGQAQFGTGEMIGEFPLHIPSVSVSSIGIGGGSIASVDGQGVLRVGPESAGSTPGPACYGRGGEWATVTDAMVVCGWLGHSQMAYGQLRMDVDLARAAVRRLADELCRSVEATAQAILDVAVSEMFAEVEKMAARAGVDVRDFALMPFGGGGPMLGVFLARELGMPRVVAPRWPGVVSALGGLVADLRGDFVRTLFAELNAGLMPTLREALAAMGAEGRDWLAAQGHSGAVELMIVADMRYAGQSYEIETPLDHTWLDGDDPGAIAAAFHAAHARLYDFDDPDGRIEIVNLRLSAIGNGPALHFPTAQDEPRAASAERTVPVFTGGAVTPVGLYRRADLQAGSRFQGPAIVAQEDTTFAIPAGTETRVDTHLNLHLTFAE; via the coding sequence ATGGGTGAGGCCGATTGGAAGGTCGGCGTCGATATCGGCGGAACCTTCATCGATTTCTGCGCGCTGGACACCCGGTCGGGCCGGGTCGCGTCGCTGAAGGTGCTGACGACGCCGGACGATCCCGGTGCGGAGCTGATGACCGGCCTGACCCTGCTGGCCGAGCGCGAGGGGATGGACCCGGGCGCCGTCACCCGCTTCGTGCACGGCACGACGGTGGGGATGAACACGGTGATCCAGCGCAAGGGCGCGCCGCTGGCGCTGCTGACCAACGCCGGCTTTGAGGATGTCATCGAACTCGCCCGGCTGCGCATGCCCGACACCTACTCACTGTTCTGCTCGCGTCCCGACCAATTGGTCGCACGCGACATGATCTTTGGCATTCCCGCCCGCCTGCGGTCCGACGGGACGGAGCGGCAGGCCCCCGACATGGCCGCCGTTGCCGAGGCCGTTGCGGCCCTCAAGGCCAAGGGAGCGGTGGGCGTCGTCGTCGCCTTCCTCCATTCCTGGCGCGATGGCGGCCATGAGACCGCGGTGAAGGAGGAGATCGCCCGGCTCGCCCCCGACCTGTTCGTCTTCACCTCCGCTGAGGTCTGGCCGGTGATCCGCGAGTATGAGCGGACGACGACCGCGATCCTGAACGCCTACGTCCATCCCCGCATCTCCGGTTACCTGTCGGCGCTGGAGGAGCGGCTGGCCGGACGTGGGGTGCCCGCCCGTCCGCTGCTGACCAAGTCCAACGGCGGCGTGATGAACGCGGCGGAGGGCAAGCGGGCTTGCGTGCACATGCTGCTGTCCGGTGCCGCATCCGGTGTCAACGGCGCGGCGTGGCTGGCCCGGCAGGCGGGGGAGCCGCGCATCCTGACGCTCGATATCGGCGGCACCTCGGCCGATTTCGCCCTCATCATCGACGGTCAGGCTCAGTTCGGCACCGGCGAGATGATCGGCGAGTTTCCGCTGCACATCCCGTCGGTGTCGGTCAGCTCCATCGGCATTGGCGGCGGGTCGATCGCCAGCGTCGACGGACAGGGGGTGTTGCGCGTCGGGCCGGAGTCCGCCGGATCGACGCCCGGTCCGGCCTGCTATGGCCGCGGCGGGGAATGGGCGACGGTGACCGACGCGATGGTGGTGTGCGGCTGGCTCGGCCACAGCCAGATGGCCTACGGGCAGCTGCGGATGGACGTCGATCTTGCCCGCGCCGCCGTCCGGCGGTTGGCCGACGAGCTGTGCCGTTCGGTGGAGGCCACCGCGCAGGCCATCCTCGACGTTGCCGTGTCGGAAATGTTCGCGGAGGTCGAGAAGATGGCGGCACGTGCCGGTGTCGACGTGCGGGATTTCGCGCTGATGCCGTTCGGCGGCGGCGGGCCGATGCTGGGGGTTTTCCTGGCGCGCGAGTTGGGGATGCCGCGCGTCGTCGCTCCGCGATGGCCGGGCGTGGTGTCGGCGCTGGGTGGGCTGGTCGCCGACCTGCGCGGCGATTTCGTCCGCACCCTGTTCGCAGAATTGAATGCCGGGCTGATGCCGACGCTGCGCGAAGCCCTCGCCGCGATGGGCGCGGAAGGGCGCGACTGGCTTGCCGCCCAGGGCCATTCCGGCGCGGTCGAGCTGATGATCGTCGCCGACATGCGCTATGCCGGCCAGAGCTATGAGATCGAGACGCCGCTGGACCACACTTGGCTGGATGGAGACGACCCCGGCGCCATCGCCGCCGCCTTCCATGCGGCGCACGCGCGTCTTTACGACTTCGACGACCCCGATGGGCGGATCGAGATCGTCAACCTCCGCCTGTCGGCCATCGGCAACGGGCCGGCGCTGCACTTCCCCACCGCGCAGGACGAGCCGCGCGCCGCGTCGGCGGAGCGGACGGTTCCGGTCTTCACCGGCGGTGCCGTGACCCCGGTCGGGCTGTATCGCCGCGCGGACCTGCAGGCCGGATCGCGCTTCCAGGGGCCGGCCATCGTCGCCCAGGAGGACACCACCTTCGCCATCCCGGCCGGGACCGAAACCCGTGTCGACACGCACCTTAACCTCCACCTGACCTTTGCGGAGTGA